Proteins encoded by one window of Archaeoglobus veneficus SNP6:
- a CDS encoding NADH-quinone oxidoreductase subunit B family protein, protein MKLILNWAASCGGCDVSILDIGSEILKALEGVDILYWPVAMDAKREDLEAIEDGSVDVGIINGAIRTSEQEEEAKIVRKKCKYVVAYGSCACFGGIPGLANLFPKEKVLKRAYVEAESNEEGETIPSPEIKLDDFTLTLPEFYESVKPLDAVIDVDLFVPGCPPSIGTIKELLDVLKLIAEGKQLERRILASDKALCYDCPRNATKSGKRIERLYRPHEVVANDEKCLLEQGILCLGFATRGGCGARCINANMPCRGCYGPVGVAGMSGITATAAIVGRWEDEIPPAKLIEALNIKDVAGIFYNFTLPVGRIRNEKR, encoded by the coding sequence ATGAAGCTCATTCTAAACTGGGCCGCTTCGTGCGGAGGATGTGACGTATCTATACTCGACATCGGCAGCGAGATTCTGAAGGCCCTTGAGGGTGTGGACATTCTCTACTGGCCCGTTGCAATGGACGCAAAGCGTGAGGACCTCGAAGCAATTGAGGATGGAAGTGTTGACGTTGGAATAATTAACGGGGCGATAAGAACATCTGAACAGGAGGAAGAGGCAAAGATCGTGAGGAAAAAGTGCAAATACGTAGTTGCATACGGAAGCTGTGCCTGCTTCGGTGGGATTCCCGGGCTCGCGAACCTCTTTCCGAAAGAAAAAGTGCTGAAGAGGGCCTACGTGGAGGCCGAATCAAACGAAGAGGGTGAAACAATTCCATCGCCTGAAATCAAACTTGATGATTTCACGCTGACCCTTCCAGAATTTTACGAGTCTGTTAAACCTCTTGATGCAGTAATTGACGTTGATCTCTTCGTCCCCGGTTGTCCTCCGTCGATAGGGACGATTAAGGAATTGCTCGATGTCTTAAAGCTGATTGCGGAAGGTAAGCAGCTTGAAAGAAGAATCCTCGCCTCTGATAAGGCTTTGTGCTACGACTGCCCCAGAAATGCTACAAAGAGCGGTAAGAGGATTGAGAGACTCTATCGTCCCCACGAAGTGGTTGCAAATGATGAAAAATGCCTGCTCGAGCAGGGCATACTCTGCCTTGGCTTCGCCACCCGTGGAGGTTGTGGGGCAAGGTGTATCAACGCAAACATGCCGTGCAGGGGTTGCTATGGGCCTGTTGGTGTTGCTGGGATGAGTGGAATAACTGCAACGGCAGCAATAGTCGGCAGGTGGGAAGATGAGATTCCACCAGCGAAGCTGATTGAAGCGCTGAACATCAAAGACGTGGCAGGAATCTTCTACAACTTCACGCTTCCAGTTGGCAGGATAAGAAATGAAAAGAGGTGA
- a CDS encoding Ni/Fe hydrogenase subunit alpha, whose product MRKITIHPNTRLEGHGKVDIILDDEGNVKDAYFQVIEFRGFEKFCEGRHVEELPRITPKICGVCPGAHHMASAKACDAVFGVEIPPAAKKLRELFYCAHVAHSHILHFYVLAAPDFFIEDKMKRNVFGLVEVLGKELCAEILDCRVYAQRIQEIIAGHPIYPVAALPGGMAKPLSEEERKEIEEKAKKLVDFAKKGLEFFEDVVLKKEGMEELIKGDVYAHRTYYAGMVDEKDRVNFYDGVVKVVDPDGKEFCRFEVRDYLEHIAEHVEPWSYVKFPYLKAVGWKGFVDGVDSGIYRVNSLARLNVAEGMATPMADEAYRKMYDFFGEKPVHNILAYHWARLIEIAYAAERMYELACDEEITDKNVREVPKSKPSEGVGAVEAPRGTLYHHYVTNKKGVVEKVNLIVATVQNNPAINMSVKKAAQNFIKGGEIKEGLLNAVEMAVRAYDPCLACASHALPGRLDVEVRVIRDGEVVSVLRA is encoded by the coding sequence ATGAGGAAGATCACGATTCATCCAAATACTCGCCTTGAGGGGCACGGAAAGGTGGACATAATTCTCGACGATGAAGGAAATGTTAAAGATGCATACTTTCAGGTGATTGAGTTCAGAGGCTTCGAGAAGTTCTGCGAGGGCAGGCATGTGGAAGAGCTGCCCCGCATCACCCCGAAAATATGCGGTGTTTGCCCTGGAGCTCACCACATGGCTTCAGCCAAAGCGTGTGATGCAGTATTTGGTGTTGAAATCCCACCAGCAGCGAAGAAGCTCAGGGAGCTTTTCTACTGTGCTCATGTCGCGCACTCCCACATCCTCCACTTCTACGTCCTCGCTGCCCCAGACTTCTTTATAGAAGACAAGATGAAGAGAAATGTCTTTGGGCTCGTTGAAGTTCTTGGAAAGGAACTATGCGCTGAAATACTCGACTGCAGGGTTTACGCCCAGAGAATCCAGGAGATAATTGCTGGGCATCCAATATACCCAGTTGCAGCGTTGCCTGGAGGAATGGCGAAACCTCTCAGCGAGGAGGAAAGGAAAGAGATCGAGGAGAAGGCAAAGAAGCTTGTTGACTTCGCTAAAAAAGGCCTGGAGTTCTTTGAGGATGTTGTGCTGAAGAAGGAGGGTATGGAAGAGCTGATTAAAGGGGATGTTTACGCTCACAGAACATACTACGCAGGAATGGTGGACGAGAAGGACAGGGTGAACTTCTACGATGGAGTTGTCAAGGTCGTTGATCCAGATGGAAAAGAATTCTGCAGGTTTGAGGTGAGGGACTACCTGGAGCACATAGCAGAGCACGTAGAACCCTGGAGCTACGTTAAGTTCCCGTATCTCAAGGCTGTTGGCTGGAAGGGGTTTGTTGACGGCGTGGACAGTGGAATATACAGGGTCAACTCTCTTGCAAGGCTGAATGTAGCGGAAGGGATGGCTACTCCAATGGCAGATGAGGCGTACAGGAAGATGTACGACTTCTTTGGAGAGAAGCCAGTGCACAACATCCTTGCGTACCACTGGGCGAGGCTGATTGAGATTGCTTATGCAGCAGAGCGCATGTATGAGCTGGCATGCGATGAGGAGATTACGGATAAGAACGTGAGAGAAGTGCCTAAATCGAAGCCTTCAGAGGGTGTTGGAGCCGTCGAAGCTCCACGCGGTACGCTGTATCACCACTATGTCACGAACAAGAAGGGTGTCGTTGAAAAGGTCAACCTGATAGTTGCAACGGTGCAGAACAATCCAGCAATCAACATGTCTGTAAAGAAGGCAGCTCAGAACTTCATAAAGGGTGGGGAAATCAAAGAGGGATTGCTCAACGCCGTTGAGATGGCTGTAAGGGCCTACGATCCATGCCTTGCTTGTGCCAGCCACGCTCTGCCTGGTAGACTCGATGTTGAGGTAAGGGTTATCAGGGACGGCGAGGTCGTTAGTGTTCTGAGAGCTTAA
- a CDS encoding hydrogenase maturation protease, translated as MKKLVVGIGNAVLGDDSIGIRVAKELENEFEVKVTTPSALLEAIAGYDRVVIVDAISGAGEIGDVFEVELPENPRFTSSHSLGIIEMLSLGKVLYPEKMPKEVRIVAIEVGRMQIGEGLSEEVERALEKAVAFVREILS; from the coding sequence ATGAAAAAGCTCGTGGTTGGAATAGGAAACGCTGTACTCGGAGACGATAGTATTGGAATCAGAGTTGCCAAGGAACTTGAAAATGAGTTCGAAGTTAAAGTAACCACGCCTTCAGCCCTTCTCGAGGCAATTGCTGGTTACGATAGAGTGGTGATAGTAGACGCGATAAGTGGGGCAGGGGAGATAGGAGACGTATTCGAAGTAGAATTGCCTGAAAATCCCCGCTTCACTTCGTCGCACAGCCTCGGCATTATAGAGATGCTCAGCCTCGGAAAAGTCCTCTATCCAGAAAAAATGCCAAAGGAAGTAAGAATCGTCGCAATAGAGGTCGGCAGAATGCAGATAGGAGAGGGGCTGAGCGAAGAAGTCGAAAGGGCTTTGGAGAAAGCTGTTGCTTTTGTCAGGGAGATTCTTTCCTGA
- a CDS encoding DUF2178 domain-containing protein, which produces MNRKKYLLCITIVTVAVGAIIGWSVWAGNSVIPVIAVVAGIALLKLCKSRVEEVVEDERVHRIGEKASRRTLQVFGLTIAVTVAILIALSESGHAEFAQSDFTLIHVCALLAFYLTLLYLVFYGYYSKKYGG; this is translated from the coding sequence ATGAACCGGAAAAAGTATCTGCTGTGCATAACTATCGTGACAGTAGCCGTGGGCGCCATAATTGGATGGTCTGTTTGGGCTGGAAACAGTGTTATACCAGTAATTGCAGTGGTTGCTGGAATAGCGCTGCTGAAGTTATGCAAGAGCAGGGTCGAAGAGGTGGTGGAGGACGAAAGGGTACACAGAATAGGTGAAAAAGCATCCAGAAGAACTCTACAGGTTTTTGGATTGACGATTGCCGTAACAGTGGCCATTTTAATAGCATTGAGTGAAAGCGGACATGCAGAGTTTGCGCAATCTGACTTTACACTGATACACGTCTGTGCTTTGCTGGCATTCTATCTGACATTGCTGTATTTAGTATTCTACGGATACTACAGCAAAAAATACGGAGGTTAG
- a CDS encoding helix-turn-helix transcriptional regulator, whose protein sequence is MKNKLKVYRAIHDLTQEELAKKLGVTRQTIIAIEKGKYDPSLELAFKIARFFKVKIEDIFIYEEDEQD, encoded by the coding sequence ATGAAAAACAAACTCAAGGTTTACAGAGCCATTCACGATTTGACTCAGGAAGAACTTGCAAAGAAGCTTGGAGTGACGAGACAGACTATAATAGCCATAGAAAAGGGAAAGTATGACCCGTCTTTAGAGCTTGCCTTCAAAATAGCAAGATTCTTCAAGGTTAAAATCGAGGATATTTTCATTTATGAAGAAGACGAACAGGATTAG
- a CDS encoding glutamate synthase has protein sequence MEKGRIVHRLAKDLKLPEERKTFNRYLKLTTSDPLREIANAYVEWARDKQGWKYEVFEEAFRFGRELASQYRLTQERVEVLFNNYLACFGGIVGFFISGFLRAMKDFTVRFSVRSASGIGFRLKGGRIFVEGRTTYLGMEMEDGEIFTSSTGNYLGKGMKGGRIVAGKAGDWVGMEMKGGTIIVSNAGNALGFAMEGGEIVAEVAGAWVGESSKGGRIVIGQYESIGDGKAEIVTRTSLKTY, from the coding sequence ATGGAAAAGGGTAGAATAGTCCACAGACTTGCGAAAGACCTGAAGCTTCCCGAAGAGAGAAAAACCTTCAATAGATACCTAAAACTCACAACTTCTGACCCGCTCAGGGAGATAGCCAACGCATACGTCGAGTGGGCGAGGGATAAACAGGGCTGGAAGTACGAGGTTTTTGAGGAGGCGTTCAGGTTTGGGAGAGAGCTTGCATCGCAGTACAGGCTAACACAGGAGAGAGTAGAAGTTCTTTTCAACAACTACCTCGCCTGTTTTGGAGGAATTGTTGGATTCTTTATCTCAGGATTCCTGAGGGCTATGAAAGACTTTACCGTCAGGTTTAGTGTCCGCTCCGCTTCTGGAATCGGATTCAGGCTGAAAGGCGGCAGAATTTTCGTCGAGGGCAGAACGACGTACCTTGGTATGGAGATGGAAGACGGGGAAATCTTCACATCCTCAACCGGCAACTATCTCGGAAAGGGGATGAAAGGCGGGAGAATCGTTGCGGGAAAGGCGGGAGACTGGGTAGGTATGGAGATGAAGGGTGGAACGATAATCGTTAGCAATGCAGGCAACGCCCTCGGCTTTGCAATGGAGGGTGGGGAGATAGTTGCTGAAGTGGCTGGAGCGTGGGTTGGGGAAAGCTCGAAGGGCGGGAGGATAGTCATCGGACAGTATGAGTCTATTGGCGATGGCAAGGCGGAGATTGTAACGAGGACCTCTTTAAAGACATACTGA
- a CDS encoding GltB/FmdC/FwdC-like GXGXG domain-containing protein, with amino-acid sequence MRIIDRLMERAELRIPDGQPVEISEECDIQKLVEVANEYLDMEIKLAFQLNPEKCFDFGRKMRRKYSVTLREVEEFVNSTVYDVLEKRAGEIRDLLCHQFYENYLGYFVSGLYHDIIRDKTLSLSPKLPRLLAHSRVGLRWGFGYRHPGGNLIISGYAGGYLGEKMENGKIIVTGYTGDKVGFGMRGGEILIKGNVGWRLGDSMKGGRIIVFGNAGQFVGIDMEGGVIKIKGDVTSFGPRKGGEIFVWEEEGWKRVE; translated from the coding sequence ATGAGGATCATAGACCGGTTGATGGAAAGGGCAGAGCTAAGAATTCCAGATGGGCAGCCCGTTGAGATAAGTGAGGAATGTGACATTCAGAAGCTCGTGGAGGTTGCTAATGAGTACCTTGATATGGAAATAAAGCTCGCCTTTCAGCTAAACCCTGAGAAGTGTTTCGACTTTGGTAGGAAGATGAGGAGAAAGTACTCTGTAACTCTGAGGGAAGTCGAGGAGTTTGTGAACAGCACTGTATACGATGTCCTTGAGAAGAGGGCGGGAGAAATCAGAGACCTGCTCTGCCATCAGTTCTACGAGAACTACCTCGGGTACTTTGTCTCCGGGCTGTATCACGACATCATACGGGACAAAACTCTCAGCCTGTCACCAAAACTACCCAGACTGCTCGCTCACAGTAGGGTTGGTTTGAGATGGGGGTTTGGTTACCGGCATCCTGGTGGAAATCTCATAATCTCTGGATATGCGGGCGGATACCTCGGGGAGAAGATGGAAAACGGAAAAATCATCGTTACAGGCTATACCGGCGATAAAGTTGGTTTTGGAATGAGGGGCGGAGAGATTTTGATTAAGGGCAACGTCGGCTGGAGACTCGGCGACTCGATGAAAGGTGGCAGGATAATCGTTTTTGGAAACGCGGGTCAGTTCGTGGGAATAGATATGGAAGGTGGAGTGATAAAAATAAAGGGCGATGTCACATCCTTCGGCCCAAGGAAGGGTGGAGAAATATTCGTTTGGGAAGAGGAAGGATGGAAAAGGGTAGAATAG
- a CDS encoding VWA domain-containing protein: protein MQDVFEKARKDMLYPPIGLTITDGDVCKLEFSRKHRLVIGRDFARKFSEKGLLGAFHHALNHWAKHPYDLKTIILESFWLRNYENGNEIRELFDDVVANLDLVVNRGLDAIAETYRELPVEGEADALLRAYFSEITGLDFGKFELSDELERRLSVLLKIDFLDRRKLKSNIQLFAELFSDLDISLPFENPSLDDFSKQEIERALAEIAKDVDLEEFEEISKFLGISGGEGKQRRADVEWYRHKASRYVVYIESSARTGSLYPNELVDFSLDDAIDFYSPIESYGKIIPGIAKKYEAEEFEGQSSEARNAVIIIDSSGSMKNPQKCSYAVLGAFAIARSYMDMGGKVGVINFSGRSIEVPPSRGNDVYEALAVYQGGGTRLDVEKLKSYVEKYDCAECDFILITDAGIENIEEAVAYLSSLRSLTVIWIREYAKDVEDFRKRSGRLKGIAANFIEVEDERDIPKIVIRWRKEE from the coding sequence ATGCAGGACGTTTTTGAGAAAGCGAGAAAGGACATGCTTTATCCCCCTATCGGACTCACCATTACCGATGGCGACGTTTGCAAGCTCGAGTTCTCGAGGAAACACAGGCTCGTTATCGGAAGGGACTTTGCAAGGAAATTCAGCGAGAAAGGATTGCTTGGGGCATTCCACCACGCTCTGAACCACTGGGCGAAGCATCCCTACGATCTAAAAACGATAATTCTCGAATCCTTTTGGCTCAGGAACTACGAGAACGGCAACGAGATAAGGGAGCTATTCGACGACGTCGTTGCTAACCTCGACCTTGTCGTAAACAGAGGGCTTGATGCGATTGCGGAAACGTACAGAGAGCTGCCAGTTGAAGGCGAGGCAGATGCGTTGCTAAGGGCTTATTTTAGCGAGATTACCGGTTTGGACTTTGGCAAATTCGAGCTGAGCGATGAACTTGAAAGAAGGCTGAGTGTTCTGCTTAAGATCGACTTCCTCGACAGGAGGAAGCTTAAGTCGAACATACAGCTTTTCGCAGAACTCTTTTCAGACCTGGACATATCTCTTCCGTTCGAAAATCCAAGCCTCGACGATTTTTCTAAACAGGAAATAGAAAGAGCGCTGGCAGAAATAGCGAAGGATGTTGACTTAGAGGAGTTCGAGGAGATTTCGAAATTCCTCGGTATTTCTGGCGGAGAGGGGAAGCAGAGGAGGGCAGATGTAGAGTGGTATAGGCATAAAGCGTCGCGGTACGTTGTCTACATCGAATCTTCAGCCAGAACGGGGTCACTGTACCCGAATGAACTCGTCGATTTCTCTCTCGATGATGCAATCGACTTCTACAGCCCAATTGAAAGCTACGGAAAGATTATACCCGGGATTGCAAAGAAGTATGAAGCAGAGGAGTTTGAAGGACAGAGTAGCGAAGCGAGAAATGCTGTAATAATAATCGATTCTTCGGGAAGCATGAAAAATCCGCAGAAATGCTCTTACGCTGTTTTAGGAGCCTTCGCGATAGCGAGGAGCTATATGGACATGGGCGGGAAAGTTGGCGTGATAAACTTCTCTGGCAGAAGCATAGAGGTTCCACCTTCAAGGGGAAACGATGTTTACGAGGCTCTTGCAGTCTATCAGGGTGGAGGCACGAGACTTGATGTGGAAAAGCTGAAGAGTTACGTCGAGAAGTACGACTGCGCTGAATGCGACTTCATACTCATAACCGATGCCGGGATAGAAAACATTGAGGAAGCGGTGGCGTACCTCTCCAGTCTTAGAAGTTTGACCGTCATCTGGATAAGGGAGTACGCAAAGGACGTTGAGGACTTCAGAAAAAGAAGCGGAAGGCTTAAGGGCATAGCTGCAAATTTCATAGAGGTCGAGGACGAGAGAGACATTCCGAAGATAGTCATAAGGTGGAGGAAGGAAGAATGA
- a CDS encoding AAA family ATPase: MKQLYELVCTRLYYGDETFEIGENRYDPVALFGLLTLILDGKELIFGDYGSGKTTSSERIASLVKAVPLEFVQAATVHGHPEQTEEKIKATLDLGSLEREGKEVVKWKITPFCPAIIIDEINRLPAGKQSMLLNEVDRNIWSYRGSTLITGSRAFFATINYQDIGTTKLIPPLLDRFDVAVETGRIHPVRKRLVRRGIDDSFLRDAKLAEEMIVHVQELNGKEAEKYVQEVSDQFREKIMARLEKDGINVHIPSLEEIEKMRDEIEKIDVSDDAELFLDYLSQEAYCQLGRKDFAKCDGCHYANYVCSDIYCISNRAERSLFVYSKALAWFEGEGEVTMAHVIAALPYVLWHRCGVSDAKLAEVRDVEKDTSDEFYAVRDTLLKAKRRWEEHRNYQISAYKALREGDVERLEQIAEKIGHPFFTSLTRG, from the coding sequence ATGAAGCAGCTCTACGAGCTCGTCTGCACGAGGCTGTACTACGGAGACGAGACGTTCGAGATTGGAGAAAACAGGTACGATCCTGTAGCTCTCTTTGGCTTGCTCACGCTCATTCTCGATGGAAAGGAACTCATCTTCGGAGATTACGGCAGCGGAAAGACCACATCAAGCGAGCGGATTGCAAGCCTTGTAAAGGCTGTACCGCTGGAATTCGTGCAGGCTGCTACAGTCCACGGTCATCCGGAGCAGACGGAGGAGAAGATAAAAGCCACACTCGACCTCGGATCCCTTGAAAGAGAGGGAAAGGAGGTTGTAAAGTGGAAGATTACTCCCTTCTGTCCTGCGATAATCATAGACGAGATAAACAGATTGCCGGCAGGCAAGCAGAGTATGCTGCTTAACGAAGTTGACAGGAACATATGGAGCTACCGCGGCTCAACGCTTATAACCGGCAGCAGAGCCTTCTTTGCAACGATAAACTATCAGGATATAGGCACTACAAAACTCATTCCTCCCCTTCTCGACCGCTTTGACGTTGCAGTTGAGACAGGCAGAATCCACCCTGTTCGAAAGCGTCTCGTGAGAAGAGGTATCGACGACAGCTTTCTGAGGGATGCAAAGCTTGCGGAGGAGATGATCGTCCACGTTCAGGAGCTGAATGGCAAGGAAGCGGAGAAGTACGTTCAGGAAGTCTCGGATCAATTCAGAGAAAAAATCATGGCGAGACTTGAGAAAGACGGGATCAATGTGCATATTCCATCGTTGGAAGAGATTGAGAAGATGAGAGATGAAATTGAGAAAATAGATGTTTCAGATGATGCGGAACTGTTCCTCGACTATCTCTCGCAGGAAGCCTACTGTCAGCTTGGAAGAAAAGACTTCGCTAAGTGTGATGGCTGTCATTATGCGAACTATGTATGCTCTGACATCTACTGCATATCCAACAGGGCTGAAAGAAGTCTCTTCGTCTACTCAAAGGCCCTCGCCTGGTTTGAAGGAGAAGGAGAGGTGACGATGGCCCATGTTATTGCCGCTCTTCCATATGTGCTGTGGCACCGCTGTGGTGTGAGTGATGCGAAGCTTGCCGAAGTGAGAGACGTGGAAAAGGACACGAGCGACGAGTTTTACGCCGTAAGAGATACCTTGCTGAAGGCTAAGCGCAGGTGGGAGGAGCATAGAAACTACCAGATTTCTGCGTATAAGGCTCTGAGGGAGGGAGACGTGGAGAGGCTCGAGCAGATAGCCGAAAAGATAGGCCATCCCTTCTTCACGAGCCTTACGAGGGGCTGA
- a CDS encoding radical SAM protein, with protein sequence MDYVYGPVSSRRLGRSLGVNVIPFKTCNYSCVYCQLGKTTSKINERRSFFPKEDILREVELSLKNVEADHITFAGEGEPTLCRDIGWLIRKIKEITDIPVAVITNGSLLYREDVREDLMEADVVIPSLDAADTRTFRRINRPHRDLKIEEIIDGQVEFSRSYRGKLYVEVMLVKNFNDGEESLLSIRDALNRIKPDGVYILTPIRPPASRIEPADEMGLLRANAIIGDVTKIIQPEVGEFFVECFSSAEEAVMMVLRRHPMREEQLVELLRKFDADLSILESIEGIEKVEFMGKTFYLYRPPS encoded by the coding sequence GTGGACTACGTATACGGCCCTGTCTCATCGAGGAGGCTTGGAAGATCGCTGGGAGTCAACGTTATTCCGTTTAAAACGTGCAACTATTCGTGCGTTTACTGCCAGCTTGGAAAGACGACGAGCAAAATAAATGAAAGAAGGAGCTTCTTCCCGAAAGAGGACATTCTGAGAGAAGTCGAACTTTCATTGAAGAACGTTGAAGCTGACCACATTACCTTTGCTGGCGAAGGTGAACCCACTCTTTGCAGGGACATAGGGTGGCTGATAAGAAAAATAAAGGAAATTACAGATATACCAGTAGCTGTAATTACCAACGGTTCCCTTCTCTACAGAGAAGATGTCAGAGAGGATTTGATGGAAGCAGACGTGGTTATACCATCCCTCGATGCTGCAGATACGAGAACATTCAGGAGGATCAACAGACCGCACAGAGATCTGAAGATAGAAGAAATAATCGACGGACAGGTGGAATTTAGCAGATCCTACAGAGGTAAGCTCTACGTCGAGGTCATGCTCGTAAAGAACTTCAACGATGGAGAAGAATCTCTGCTCTCAATAAGAGATGCCCTAAATAGAATAAAGCCGGACGGAGTTTACATCCTCACTCCTATCAGGCCTCCGGCAAGCAGAATTGAGCCTGCGGATGAGATGGGTCTTCTCAGGGCAAACGCGATAATAGGCGACGTAACAAAAATCATACAGCCAGAGGTAGGGGAGTTCTTCGTTGAGTGCTTCTCATCCGCTGAAGAAGCCGTTATGATGGTTCTGAGAAGACATCCGATGAGGGAGGAGCAGCTTGTCGAACTGCTCCGCAAATTCGATGCCGATTTAAGTATTCTTGAGTCAATAGAGGGAATTGAAAAGGTAGAGTTCATGGGGAAAACGTTCTACCTCTATCGACCTCCATCTTAA
- a CDS encoding SDR family NAD(P)-dependent oxidoreductase: MLVEKMEKMGLSPSALAGKVAVITGAGRGIGKELARALAWLGAKVVIAEIRDTGAEVEALIRSEGGMALFVRTDVGDEESIKRLANKVFEEFGKVDILINNATVVKTGSILELPLEEWDQTWSINVRAAILTIKAFLPGMLEREEGVIVTITSDEGMPYVAPYSASKAVLSSLGLSLAAELGNESGISVFVFAPGMVDTPGIRNAARELAPRYGMTYEEFIDQSVNPGYDGLMPAEDCAAGFAYCIVNAQDYHGQIADPFQPLAKAGLLSFSSQQKSEDGSVDLSKTSEKVSRSESAVELARELKKILEDVNRETNELDMFRKMWVTRTFRKRCGMGIKDWLETITELISELEEVDQAIETGDTAKAEGIRGNLTWMKSNLEKLADYFKKNMKDAEGYFKDPKALSAALDVLAYRENTVRLLILELEQILE, translated from the coding sequence ATGTTAGTTGAAAAGATGGAAAAAATGGGCCTATCCCCTTCTGCCCTCGCCGGGAAAGTTGCCGTCATTACGGGAGCGGGACGGGGCATCGGTAAAGAACTGGCACGAGCACTGGCATGGCTGGGTGCCAAGGTTGTTATCGCCGAAATTAGAGATACCGGAGCAGAAGTCGAGGCATTAATTCGTTCAGAAGGCGGCATGGCACTATTTGTCAGGACGGATGTTGGAGATGAAGAGAGTATTAAAAGACTGGCAAACAAAGTGTTCGAAGAGTTTGGCAAAGTAGACATACTGATCAATAACGCCACTGTGGTAAAGACTGGTTCAATACTGGAATTACCGCTGGAAGAATGGGATCAGACCTGGTCGATTAACGTGCGGGCTGCGATTCTTACCATAAAAGCTTTTTTGCCAGGCATGCTGGAAAGAGAAGAAGGAGTCATAGTTACGATTACTTCTGATGAGGGAATGCCATATGTAGCACCATATTCTGCCTCTAAAGCTGTTCTGAGCTCACTTGGTCTTTCTTTAGCTGCTGAGCTGGGTAACGAATCAGGTATATCAGTATTCGTCTTTGCTCCCGGAATGGTGGACACGCCTGGAATAAGGAATGCTGCCCGTGAACTGGCGCCACGTTACGGTATGACGTACGAGGAGTTCATTGATCAAAGTGTAAATCCCGGCTATGACGGGCTCATGCCTGCTGAAGACTGTGCAGCTGGCTTTGCCTACTGTATCGTAAATGCACAAGATTATCACGGTCAAATTGCCGATCCCTTCCAGCCTCTTGCCAAAGCAGGCTTACTGAGCTTTTCATCGCAGCAAAAATCTGAAGACGGCAGTGTAGATTTGTCTAAGACATCTGAAAAGGTTTCCAGGAGTGAATCGGCGGTTGAGCTTGCCAGAGAGCTCAAGAAGATACTGGAAGATGTAAACAGAGAAACCAACGAACTTGACATGTTCAGGAAAATGTGGGTTACTCGAACATTTCGGAAAAGATGCGGAATGGGTATCAAGGACTGGCTGGAAACAATTACGGAATTAATCTCTGAACTTGAGGAGGTTGATCAGGCCATAGAAACGGGAGATACTGCAAAAGCTGAGGGCATTCGTGGCAATCTTACATGGATGAAGAGTAATCTGGAGAAGCTTGCCGATTATTTTAAGAAAAACATGAAAGACGCAGAAGGATACTTTAAGGACCCTAAAGCCCTGTCCGCAGCTCTGGATGTTTTGGCTTACCGAGAGAATACAGTACGCTTACTTATCTTGGAGTTAGAACAAATTCTTGAGTAG
- a CDS encoding PhzF family phenazine biosynthesis protein, with the protein MELEVYKVDVFTSTPLKGNPAAVVLGMLDEDTMLALAFELNISETVFVEEEANAYRLRYFTPTSEIPMCGHATIAASMCSGLRGLQKVAARP; encoded by the coding sequence ATGGAGCTTGAGGTTTACAAGGTGGATGTTTTTACGAGTACTCCGTTGAAGGGTAACCCTGCAGCAGTTGTTCTTGGCATGCTCGATGAAGATACGATGCTCGCTCTTGCTTTTGAGCTGAATATTTCAGAGACAGTTTTTGTGGAGGAGGAAGCGAACGCGTATCGTTTGAGGTATTTCACTCCAACGTCCGAAATTCCGATGTGCGGGCACGCAACGATTGCAGCCTCCATGTGCTCAGGCTTAAGGGGCTTGCAGAAGGTAGCTGCACGGCCATAA